One genomic segment of Culturomica massiliensis includes these proteins:
- a CDS encoding gliding motility-associated C-terminal domain-containing protein, protein MAVLIGSNISVMKKCLLVFFLCIITVGAFAQLNFTFTICSSGTDLTGSSVLTQGDVTWTMENKGVTVTNAESTFWLMDNQGGQVFIMFDPMTDMASKGGSLSLGDVVNITIKVTNPAHPLYNKTTSASIPINSMSSDDYVMFCALNFTATLPTINIPDFTMCAGETGKTVIATITDAPADIASYTIDWGGGITTAGAVGATTTGNVPSSITSGTYTANLKDGGGNIVASKTYKVTVNAAATISITVPNTQKDGADAYYCSGGSDKSTVVLTANGPSGYTYAWEKDGAAIAGAGSVTANQPGVYKVKGTHTTGCPGEATVTVGEKTAPAAPAITAPAKADVCVEDGGSTTLAVTSPNAGYTYIWTGATAGTPTSSATVQHSSVATNAAGSQYTVKAKDNFCTSNSSTAAVLKGHKISVTLDKTGSIQVADGVTQTLTATPTTTPATGTVDATTWNWTSTGAAIASGQGTGSITTDPIHATSTYKVTVKDQYGCPATSATTTFTIKAGTTWDITLADAKACAGTQINLAPTTTAGVTLPAPVTYAWSSSDGLTFTSTNTLNTSVPTTMAPGTYKAKIKITDGNGVSKEKEVTVKVYGKPTLTDVTVTSTEVCKGDAVELSANGGAASTTVIDNSAVLTYNWTGATKKADQTKASATLKAGDNLYEVQIVDGNNCKSEKRSVTYVGHEVTVIASLNGSTSSPVSVPYGSAGALDCTPSFNPGTGAAAGHADTYEWVKATGTAGIDGVNTNKTATTEALTSAGSFKVTVTDQFGCPGTGTINYTTTGGALTVLLNPAYICAGSDTPLSCTPGGGTGGVITYEWIAVNGDVTFDDPSAVQPKLAAATLPGVYKVKVKIKQGAQTVESAVVDITVGAQPKLATIGIFQNGNLIPDDGTSVLPGSKVSVVATGTNLPAGTVYDWTPPALVESVSADQLTAESVALSRSASTCFKLTVTNADGKCPDYKEACVPVAGTEFVLDIPDASVCFGMPLNVTSVGNITGGVKPYVRYTWTCADPNFNFTESADHQYITVAATTPVGTYTVHLEVEDTKGNVVADDFTVTVAAVPVFTAVPASPQTAKVGTTVNLSATVNPGTATVNWIPGGPVQGAQTGGTGYAQITAGQFTAAGAYNYRVEAALGTCSIDSVIVINVQEKVDDIVIVAADAEACEGDGDIRLSASATGGSGSLSYRWEVLSGDIVLSSSTGQTTTVQSASVGSHRVRIHVTDNSATDPAPAQYKDILVTIYGKPTITSIAVDNVTSGASNVTVVDFGDELKLTGTVDPTNATCAWTDDRGALLSPNGNPVYTKPMTDNTRFTLKLTNNNGCSVSQDVSVTVKQPENGALLRLELAKECAESGRDMVLTMTATGGTTYSFHLRNNAGLDVLFEGTGPWTYNIPLSGQDTYFAQNFQAFKNGVEILPTYVQPENLEALFYTTPVITIAGGNTKTVCEGNALTLSASAQLGNTVFEWDDPNVVNGRPFFPTTSGTYTVTATSDRGCEATSRVDVTIIPRPTVTINASPETICLGDTVFLTAGGSATEFTWNNGKTGTDIFDIPNVGGTIKYVVSGKETVNGCTDTASVKVLVNEPPVIVSTSRTTRSIAIGKNATFAVKATGKDLRYEWQRWTGSSWLTLYDGDDDQPGVSGSRTDSLTLTGVPMSWNDTKLQCIVTNDCGVADTTFLLYVKECFDILDLEWDMCEGIRPETDPTVAIDGWYCPGTKIAICARLILDDPDADLGSAVYKWTVDGLSTDDGRWGEMVFISDSSVLSWVPPASWQDNITIALCAYIDGACDTVCKSYLRLKATAYTELDWKMMTSVDPSRMFCPGDTVTCWIDDPKQTAGLNPTYKWYNDIFDLSTEKPSTNEVVSLKNDRVVMKMGQKDTWMKVVMTPSPEICTRQGEYADTAFLQVKQIVEPEFSIWSEDTLACANDEIYLEARWKNAGEHPKFQWTRSIGEPYWNLGTEYYAKTVLDENDVWIKCVLTPSDEVCFRQDTVFVGAKQIKVIKDPAVVIFADLENKVQGDEIIIESDITKMPIKDPSYTWYVNNLIEPSETEEEWISSDFKQGDKIQLGVKGERICQNQIMSNILEIDFNNSARDTLVVIYRDERIRNLDLFKPGDELKEFSIAQGGYTGSGKVSMGLDGKFNYIPDRDFIGMEKVTYVIYNKYTGTTETGHVYIQVKDKDRFFIPNIITPNGDGLNDTWKLDFLADYPEHRVTIYNRYGKVVFRADHYNNDWDGSGQGNSGYVAYFNLPNGIYTYVIDLGNKEILKGWVEIRKNMNLGRYSR, encoded by the coding sequence ATGGCAGTATTAATTGGAAGTAATATCAGCGTGATGAAAAAATGTTTATTGGTCTTCTTTTTGTGCATAATTACAGTAGGGGCTTTTGCACAATTGAATTTCACGTTTACTATTTGTAGTTCGGGCACAGATTTGACCGGAAGTTCTGTTTTGACTCAAGGGGATGTGACTTGGACTATGGAAAATAAGGGGGTAACAGTTACAAATGCAGAGTCTACTTTTTGGTTAATGGATAATCAAGGAGGCCAGGTGTTTATAATGTTTGACCCGATGACAGACATGGCTTCTAAAGGGGGGTCCCTTTCTCTCGGTGATGTCGTCAATATAACGATAAAGGTTACAAATCCGGCTCATCCTTTATATAATAAAACAACGAGTGCCTCAATTCCTATTAATTCAATGAGTTCAGATGATTATGTAATGTTCTGTGCATTGAATTTTACGGCAACGCTTCCAACAATAAATATTCCTGATTTTACAATGTGTGCAGGTGAGACAGGAAAAACGGTGATTGCTACAATCACTGATGCTCCTGCTGATATTGCTAGTTATACGATTGATTGGGGTGGAGGAATTACAACAGCAGGTGCTGTTGGTGCAACGACAACAGGAAATGTTCCTTCTTCTATAACGAGTGGTACTTATACTGCAAATTTGAAAGATGGAGGAGGAAATATAGTTGCTTCTAAGACATATAAAGTTACTGTTAATGCGGCTGCTACTATATCAATTACAGTGCCCAATACGCAAAAAGATGGGGCGGACGCTTACTATTGTAGCGGGGGATCGGATAAATCGACAGTTGTCCTTACGGCAAACGGGCCCAGCGGTTATACCTATGCCTGGGAAAAAGACGGTGCAGCTATTGCGGGTGCCGGTAGCGTTACGGCAAATCAGCCGGGTGTTTATAAGGTAAAAGGAACGCATACAACGGGTTGTCCGGGCGAGGCAACGGTTACGGTAGGTGAAAAGACGGCTCCGGCTGCTCCGGCTATTACGGCTCCGGCGAAAGCGGATGTCTGTGTGGAAGACGGAGGTTCGACGACCCTGGCTGTGACTTCCCCGAATGCCGGTTATACTTATATATGGACAGGAGCAACTGCCGGTACGCCGACCAGTTCTGCAACGGTACAACACAGTAGTGTTGCCACAAATGCAGCCGGTTCGCAATATACGGTAAAAGCCAAAGATAACTTTTGTACATCAAATTCTTCTACAGCGGCTGTTTTGAAAGGCCATAAGATCAGTGTTACCCTGGATAAAACCGGATCGATACAGGTGGCTGACGGTGTGACGCAGACTTTGACGGCAACCCCGACGACAACGCCGGCGACCGGTACCGTAGATGCTACGACCTGGAACTGGACTTCTACCGGAGCGGCAATCGCTTCCGGGCAGGGAACGGGCAGTATTACGACCGACCCGATCCATGCGACGTCTACCTATAAGGTGACTGTAAAAGACCAGTACGGATGTCCTGCTACCAGTGCAACAACAACCTTTACGATCAAGGCCGGTACGACCTGGGACATTACATTGGCCGATGCCAAGGCTTGTGCAGGAACTCAGATCAATTTGGCCCCCACGACGACTGCCGGTGTAACTTTGCCGGCTCCGGTTACTTATGCGTGGTCTTCTTCCGACGGGTTGACATTTACGAGTACGAATACATTAAATACTTCTGTTCCGACGACAATGGCGCCGGGAACTTACAAAGCGAAGATTAAAATCACGGACGGTAACGGCGTTTCCAAGGAAAAAGAGGTAACGGTTAAGGTATACGGTAAACCGACTTTGACGGATGTTACGGTTACTTCTACAGAGGTTTGTAAAGGAGATGCCGTGGAATTGTCAGCTAACGGCGGTGCTGCTTCGACAACGGTGATCGATAATTCGGCAGTATTGACGTATAACTGGACGGGGGCTACGAAAAAGGCCGACCAAACGAAAGCTTCGGCAACATTAAAGGCCGGCGACAATCTGTATGAAGTACAAATCGTCGATGGTAACAATTGTAAAAGTGAAAAAAGAAGTGTCACTTATGTCGGACATGAAGTAACGGTTATTGCTTCGCTGAACGGAAGTACTTCTTCTCCGGTGAGTGTACCTTACGGTTCGGCGGGAGCGTTGGATTGTACGCCGAGTTTCAATCCGGGCACAGGAGCCGCCGCCGGGCATGCGGATACTTACGAGTGGGTAAAAGCGACGGGTACAGCCGGTATTGACGGTGTAAATACGAATAAAACCGCGACGACGGAAGCTTTGACATCGGCCGGTTCTTTTAAAGTGACGGTTACCGATCAGTTCGGTTGCCCGGGTACGGGTACGATCAATTATACGACTACCGGCGGTGCGTTGACCGTTTTATTGAATCCGGCATACATTTGCGCCGGTTCGGATACTCCATTGTCCTGTACTCCCGGTGGAGGAACGGGGGGAGTTATTACTTACGAATGGATTGCTGTGAACGGCGATGTGACGTTTGACGATCCGAGTGCTGTTCAGCCGAAACTGGCAGCGGCAACCCTACCGGGTGTATATAAAGTAAAAGTGAAGATTAAACAGGGAGCTCAGACTGTAGAGTCGGCCGTTGTGGATATTACGGTCGGTGCACAGCCCAAGCTCGCTACGATCGGAATATTCCAGAACGGCAACCTGATTCCGGACGACGGAACTTCCGTATTGCCGGGTAGTAAGGTGTCGGTAGTGGCAACGGGGACAAACCTGCCTGCCGGTACTGTTTACGACTGGACTCCGCCGGCTTTGGTAGAGTCTGTTTCAGCCGATCAACTGACGGCAGAGAGTGTGGCGTTGTCGAGAAGTGCTTCGACGTGCTTTAAACTGACGGTGACGAATGCTGACGGGAAATGTCCGGATTATAAAGAGGCTTGTGTGCCGGTAGCCGGTACGGAATTCGTACTGGATATCCCGGATGCTTCGGTCTGTTTCGGAATGCCGTTGAATGTGACTTCTGTCGGAAATATAACCGGAGGTGTGAAACCGTATGTCCGTTATACCTGGACGTGTGCCGATCCGAATTTCAATTTCACCGAATCAGCCGATCATCAGTATATTACAGTGGCAGCTACGACTCCGGTCGGCACCTATACCGTGCATCTGGAAGTTGAAGATACCAAAGGCAATGTCGTTGCCGATGATTTTACGGTAACGGTGGCTGCTGTTCCTGTGTTTACTGCCGTGCCGGCTTCCCCGCAAACGGCGAAAGTGGGTACGACCGTGAATTTGTCGGCTACGGTAAATCCGGGTACGGCTACGGTAAACTGGATCCCGGGAGGTCCGGTACAGGGAGCACAAACCGGCGGTACGGGCTATGCCCAGATTACGGCAGGACAATTTACGGCTGCAGGGGCTTATAATTACAGAGTGGAGGCGGCCCTCGGCACTTGTAGTATAGATTCGGTTATTGTGATCAATGTACAGGAAAAAGTGGATGATATTGTTATTGTTGCGGCTGATGCAGAGGCTTGTGAGGGAGACGGAGATATCCGGCTGAGCGCTTCGGCAACGGGCGGATCGGGTAGTCTTTCTTACCGCTGGGAGGTACTTAGCGGAGATATCGTGTTGTCCAGTTCTACCGGACAGACGACGACGGTGCAATCTGCATCCGTCGGTTCACACCGGGTAAGGATACATGTGACGGATAATTCGGCCACCGATCCCGCACCGGCACAGTATAAGGATATTCTTGTTACCATATATGGCAAGCCGACGATTACTTCGATTGCGGTAGATAATGTAACGAGCGGTGCTTCCAATGTAACGGTGGTGGATTTCGGAGACGAGTTGAAACTGACCGGTACGGTTGATCCGACCAATGCAACCTGCGCCTGGACGGACGACCGGGGAGCTTTGCTTTCTCCGAACGGTAATCCGGTATATACCAAGCCGATGACGGATAATACGCGTTTTACCCTTAAGTTGACGAACAACAATGGATGTTCGGTGAGCCAGGATGTAAGCGTGACGGTAAAACAACCGGAAAACGGGGCTTTGCTGCGTCTGGAACTGGCGAAAGAGTGTGCCGAATCGGGCCGGGATATGGTACTGACAATGACAGCGACGGGAGGTACGACCTATTCCTTCCATTTGAGGAATAATGCCGGTCTGGATGTACTTTTCGAAGGAACGGGTCCCTGGACCTACAATATTCCGTTGAGCGGTCAGGATACTTATTTTGCACAGAACTTCCAGGCTTTTAAAAACGGGGTGGAAATTTTACCGACCTACGTACAGCCTGAAAATCTGGAAGCTTTGTTCTATACGACTCCGGTTATTACGATAGCCGGCGGAAATACGAAGACTGTTTGCGAGGGTAATGCTTTGACCTTGTCGGCTTCCGCCCAATTGGGAAATACGGTTTTCGAATGGGATGATCCGAATGTCGTGAACGGGCGGCCTTTCTTCCCGACGACATCGGGTACCTATACGGTTACTGCGACGTCAGACCGGGGATGTGAAGCAACCTCCAGGGTAGATGTGACGATAATCCCGAGACCGACGGTGACGATCAATGCTTCGCCGGAAACGATCTGTCTGGGAGATACCGTATTCCTGACAGCCGGAGGATCGGCTACGGAATTTACCTGGAACAACGGAAAGACGGGAACGGATATTTTTGATATACCGAATGTGGGAGGAACGATAAAATACGTGGTATCCGGTAAGGAAACCGTAAACGGCTGTACCGATACCGCTTCGGTGAAGGTGCTTGTAAATGAGCCGCCGGTGATTGTATCGACTTCCCGTACGACACGTAGTATCGCCATCGGTAAGAATGCGACTTTTGCAGTCAAGGCTACCGGTAAGGATCTGAGATACGAATGGCAGCGGTGGACCGGTTCGTCCTGGCTGACTCTTTATGACGGCGATGACGACCAGCCCGGTGTATCCGGCTCGCGTACCGATTCGTTGACACTGACCGGCGTGCCGATGAGTTGGAACGATACGAAGCTGCAATGTATCGTTACCAATGATTGCGGTGTTGCCGATACGACCTTCCTGCTATATGTGAAAGAATGTTTCGATATCCTTGACCTGGAATGGGATATGTGCGAAGGTATCCGTCCGGAAACCGATCCGACGGTGGCAATTGACGGCTGGTATTGTCCGGGAACAAAGATTGCCATCTGTGCCAGACTGATTCTCGACGATCCGGATGCCGATCTGGGAAGTGCCGTGTATAAATGGACGGTAGACGGATTATCTACCGATGACGGCCGCTGGGGAGAAATGGTGTTTATTTCCGATTCCAGTGTATTGAGTTGGGTACCGCCCGCCTCCTGGCAGGATAATATTACCATAGCCTTGTGCGCTTATATCGACGGAGCCTGTGATACGGTATGTAAGAGTTATCTGCGCTTGAAGGCAACGGCTTATACCGAACTCGACTGGAAGATGATGACTTCCGTCGATCCGTCCAGAATGTTCTGTCCGGGAGATACGGTAACTTGTTGGATAGACGATCCGAAACAAACGGCAGGTTTGAACCCGACCTATAAATGGTATAACGATATTTTCGATCTGTCGACGGAAAAGCCTTCGACCAACGAAGTGGTCAGCTTGAAGAACGACCGGGTAGTGATGAAGATGGGACAAAAAGATACGTGGATGAAGGTGGTGATGACTCCTTCTCCTGAAATCTGTACCCGCCAGGGAGAATATGCCGATACGGCTTTCTTGCAGGTAAAACAGATCGTAGAACCGGAGTTCTCAATCTGGAGCGAGGATACATTGGCTTGTGCCAATGACGAGATTTACCTGGAAGCCCGTTGGAAAAATGCCGGAGAGCATCCTAAATTCCAATGGACACGCAGTATCGGAGAACCTTATTGGAACCTCGGAACCGAATATTATGCCAAGACGGTATTGGATGAAAACGACGTATGGATCAAATGCGTACTGACGCCTTCGGATGAAGTTTGCTTCAGACAGGATACCGTATTTGTCGGAGCTAAACAGATTAAGGTTATCAAGGATCCGGCCGTAGTGATTTTCGCCGACCTCGAAAATAAAGTGCAGGGAGACGAAATCATCATCGAATCGGATATTACGAAAATGCCGATCAAGGATCCGTCTTATACCTGGTATGTCAATAATCTGATCGAACCGAGCGAAACGGAAGAGGAATGGATTTCTTCCGATTTTAAACAAGGCGATAAGATACAATTGGGTGTGAAAGGAGAACGGATTTGCCAGAACCAGATCATGTCCAATATTCTGGAGATCGATTTCAACAACTCGGCCCGCGATACGCTGGTAGTGATCTATCGGGACGAACGTATCCGTAATCTGGATTTGTTTAAACCGGGTGACGAACTGAAAGAGTTCTCTATCGCCCAGGGCGGTTATACCGGTTCGGGTAAGGTTTCGATGGGACTTGACGGGAAGTTCAATTACATTCCGGATCGTGATTTCATCGGTATGGAGAAAGTGACGTATGTGATCTATAATAAGTATACGGGAACAACGGAAACCGGGCATGTTTACATTCAGGTAAAAGACAAAGACCGTTTCTTTATTCCGAATATCATTACGCCGAACGGGGATGGTTTGAACGATACCTGGAAGCTCGATTTCCTGGCTGATTACCCGGAACACAGAGTGACGATTTACAACCGTTACGGTAAGGTCGTCTTCAGGGCTGACCATTACAACAACGACTGGGATGGATCGGGTCAGGGAAACAGTGGCTATGTGGCCTACTTCAACCTGCCGAACGGAATTTATACTTATGTGATCGATCTGGGTAATAAGGAGATATTGAAAGGATGGGTAGAGATCCGGAAAAATATGAACCTCGGGAGATATTCGCGCTAA